Proteins from a single region of Sphingomonas swuensis:
- a CDS encoding alpha/beta hydrolase: MMVLVGAATVAGGGAWAQQGRMLPEECRVPALRQCLLAGGDRQACFRDAMQSLPDSCRKAVSERAAGRAGTLPAGWREDRYGSDPRQALDWAVPANASGKVPLLLFVHGGGWSIGDKRMGAGQKGAHFLAEGWGFASTNYRLVPQASVEQQAADVAAAVAFLRRQPGIDADGIVLMGHSAGAHLAALVASDPTYLKAAGVPMSAIRGVVLLDGAGYDVGEQMAEPHNAVASMYTQAFSNNPKRQAALSPTRHAAAPNAANWLILPVASRRDSTAQSEKLATALRSGGAQARVVPQAGKTHATLNRELGAAGDPSTAEVDRFLKGLR, encoded by the coding sequence ATGATGGTGCTGGTCGGGGCCGCGACGGTCGCGGGCGGCGGCGCGTGGGCGCAGCAGGGGCGGATGTTGCCCGAGGAGTGCCGGGTGCCGGCGCTCCGCCAGTGCCTGCTCGCGGGCGGCGACCGGCAGGCCTGTTTCCGCGATGCCATGCAGTCGCTTCCCGACAGTTGCCGCAAGGCGGTGAGCGAGCGGGCGGCGGGACGGGCCGGAACGCTCCCCGCGGGCTGGCGCGAGGATCGCTATGGCAGCGACCCGCGGCAGGCACTCGACTGGGCGGTGCCGGCGAATGCCTCCGGCAAGGTGCCGCTGCTGCTGTTCGTCCATGGCGGCGGCTGGTCGATCGGCGACAAGAGGATGGGCGCGGGGCAGAAGGGCGCGCATTTCCTGGCCGAAGGGTGGGGCTTCGCGAGCACCAACTACCGGCTGGTTCCGCAGGCGAGCGTCGAACAGCAGGCGGCCGACGTCGCGGCGGCGGTGGCCTTCCTTCGCCGGCAGCCGGGGATCGATGCCGACGGGATCGTTCTGATGGGCCATAGCGCTGGCGCGCATCTCGCGGCGCTGGTGGCGAGCGATCCGACCTACCTCAAGGCGGCGGGGGTGCCGATGAGCGCCATCCGCGGCGTCGTGCTGCTGGACGGCGCGGGCTATGACGTCGGCGAGCAGATGGCCGAGCCGCACAACGCGGTCGCGTCGATGTACACGCAGGCCTTTTCGAACAATCCGAAGCGGCAGGCGGCGCTGTCGCCGACCCGTCACGCCGCCGCGCCCAATGCGGCCAACTGGCTGATCCTTCCAGTGGCTAGCCGGCGCGACTCGACCGCGCAGAGCGAGAAGCTGGCGACGGCGCTGCGTTCGGGAGGAGCGCAGGCGCGGGTCGTACCGCAGGCCGGCAAGACCCACGCCACGCTCAACCGCGAGCTTGGGGCCGCCGGCGATCCGAGCACGGCGGAGGTGGACCGCTTCCTGAAAGGCCTGCGCTGA
- the serA gene encoding phosphoglycerate dehydrogenase, protein MTQPKVLISDKMDPRAAAIFRERGIHVDEITGKTPDELAAIIGDYDGLAIRSSTKATPKLLEHATRLKVIGRAGIGVDNVDIPAATQRGIVVMNTPFGNSITTAEHAIALMFALARQLPEADASTQAGKWEKNRFMGVELTAKTLGLIGAGNIGSIVASRALGLRMKVIAFDPFLSPERAMELGIEKVELDALLARADFITLHTPLTDQTRGILSREALAKTKKGVRIINCARGGLIDEAALKDALDSGQVAGAALDVFETEPATASPLFGTPGFISTPHLGASTTEAQVNVAIQVAEQMSDFLLLGGVTNAINMPSLSAEEAPRLKPYMALAEKLGRLLGQVLGDQVRAVSIEVEGAAAQLNQKPITGAVLAGLMGTYSQTVNMVNAPVLAKERGLDVREVRHEREGDYHTLVRVTATTPEGKRSAAGTLFGNSAPRLVDIFGVAVEAELDGPMLYIVNNDAPGFIGKLGTTLGEAGINIATFNLGRRKAGGEAVALVAIDDPVTPHLVQQLCAIEGVREVVPLSF, encoded by the coding sequence ATGACCCAGCCCAAAGTCCTCATCTCCGACAAGATGGACCCCCGCGCCGCCGCCATCTTCCGCGAGCGCGGGATCCACGTCGACGAGATCACCGGCAAGACCCCCGACGAGCTCGCCGCGATCATCGGCGACTATGACGGCCTCGCCATCCGCTCCTCGACCAAGGCGACGCCCAAGCTGCTCGAGCATGCGACCCGGCTCAAGGTCATCGGCCGCGCTGGCATCGGGGTCGACAATGTCGACATTCCCGCCGCGACCCAGCGCGGCATCGTCGTCATGAACACGCCGTTCGGCAACTCGATCACCACCGCCGAGCACGCCATCGCATTGATGTTCGCGCTCGCCCGCCAGTTGCCCGAGGCCGACGCCTCGACCCAGGCCGGCAAGTGGGAGAAGAACCGCTTCATGGGGGTCGAGCTGACCGCCAAGACGCTCGGCCTGATCGGTGCCGGCAACATCGGCTCGATCGTCGCCAGCCGCGCGCTCGGCCTCAGGATGAAGGTCATCGCCTTCGACCCCTTCCTCTCGCCCGAGCGCGCGATGGAGCTGGGGATCGAGAAGGTCGAGCTCGATGCACTGCTTGCCCGCGCCGACTTCATCACCCTCCACACCCCGCTGACCGACCAGACCCGCGGGATCCTCAGCCGCGAGGCGCTCGCCAAGACCAAGAAGGGCGTGCGGATCATCAACTGCGCGCGCGGCGGGCTGATCGACGAGGCCGCCTTGAAGGACGCGCTCGACAGCGGCCAGGTCGCCGGCGCCGCCTTGGACGTGTTCGAGACCGAGCCCGCCACCGCCTCGCCGCTGTTCGGCACGCCCGGCTTCATCTCGACCCCGCACCTCGGCGCCTCGACGACCGAGGCGCAGGTCAACGTCGCGATCCAGGTCGCCGAGCAGATGAGCGACTTCCTGCTGCTGGGCGGGGTCACCAACGCCATCAACATGCCCTCGCTCTCGGCCGAGGAAGCGCCCCGCCTCAAGCCCTACATGGCCCTTGCCGAGAAGCTCGGCCGCCTGCTCGGACAGGTGCTTGGCGACCAGGTCCGGGCCGTCTCGATCGAGGTCGAGGGCGCGGCCGCGCAATTGAACCAGAAGCCGATCACCGGCGCCGTCCTGGCCGGCCTCATGGGCACCTATTCGCAGACGGTGAACATGGTGAATGCGCCCGTGCTGGCGAAGGAACGCGGACTCGACGTGCGCGAGGTCCGGCATGAGCGCGAGGGCGACTATCACACCCTCGTCCGGGTCACCGCCACCACGCCCGAGGGCAAGCGAAGCGCCGCCGGCACTCTGTTCGGCAACTCGGCCCCCCGCCTCGTCGACATCTTCGGAGTCGCGGTCGAGGCCGAACTCGACGGGCCGATGCTCTACATCGTCAACAATGACGCGCCGGGCTTCATCGGCAAGCTCGGGACGACGCTGGGCGAAGCCGGCATCAACATCGCCACCTTCAATCTCGGCCGCCGCAAGGCCGGAGGCGAGGCGGTCGCGCTGGTCGCCATCGACGATCCCGTCACGCCCCACCTCGTCCAGCAGCTGTGCGCGATCGAAGGCGTCCGCGAGGTCGTTCCCTTGAGCTTCTGA
- a CDS encoding phosphoserine transaminase, producing the protein MTDMLKPDVRPERPYFSSGPCAKPPGWAADKLATDSLGRSHRSKIGKARLKRCIDLMRGHLKLPDSHRIGIVPGSDTGAYEMAMWTMLGQRPVTAVAWESFGEGWVTDAVKQLKLDPTILRADYGQLPDLGQVDWSTDVLFTWNGTTSGVRVPDGEWIAADREGLSFADATSAVFAYDLPWDRIDVATFSWQKVLGGEGAHGVLILGPRAVERLESYTPAWPLPKLFRLTSKGKLIEGIFSGETINTPSMLAVEDAIAALEWVESIGGHDGAIARTNANAAALDRIVESRPWLGHLAADPASRSRTSVCLTVEGADEARIKAMAALFEAEGTAYDVAGYRDAPPGLRIWCGATVETTDIEALGPWLDWAYDQTA; encoded by the coding sequence ATGACTGACATGTTGAAGCCGGACGTCCGTCCGGAACGCCCCTATTTCTCGTCCGGGCCTTGCGCCAAGCCGCCGGGCTGGGCCGCCGACAAGCTCGCGACCGACAGCCTCGGCCGGTCGCATCGCAGCAAGATCGGCAAGGCGCGGCTCAAGCGCTGCATCGACCTGATGCGCGGGCATCTCAAGCTTCCCGACAGCCACCGCATCGGAATCGTCCCCGGCTCCGACACCGGCGCCTACGAAATGGCGATGTGGACCATGCTCGGGCAGCGTCCGGTCACCGCCGTCGCCTGGGAAAGCTTCGGCGAGGGCTGGGTCACCGACGCGGTCAAGCAGCTGAAGCTCGATCCGACCATCCTCCGCGCCGACTATGGCCAGCTTCCCGACCTCGGCCAGGTCGACTGGTCGACCGACGTCCTCTTCACCTGGAACGGCACCACCAGCGGCGTCCGGGTCCCCGACGGTGAGTGGATCGCCGCCGACCGCGAAGGCCTCAGCTTCGCCGACGCGACCAGCGCGGTGTTCGCCTACGACCTTCCGTGGGACCGGATCGATGTCGCCACCTTCTCCTGGCAGAAGGTGCTCGGCGGCGAGGGCGCGCACGGCGTCCTCATCCTCGGACCCCGCGCGGTCGAGCGGCTCGAAAGCTATACGCCCGCCTGGCCGCTGCCCAAGCTCTTCCGCCTGACCAGCAAGGGCAAGCTGATCGAGGGCATCTTCTCGGGCGAGACGATCAACACGCCCTCGATGCTCGCGGTCGAGGATGCGATCGCCGCCCTCGAGTGGGTCGAGAGCATCGGCGGCCATGACGGTGCGATCGCCCGGACCAACGCCAATGCCGCGGCGCTGGACCGCATCGTCGAGTCCCGCCCGTGGCTCGGCCATCTCGCCGCCGATCCCGCCAGCCGGTCGCGCACCAGCGTCTGCCTGACGGTCGAGGGCGCCGACGAAGCCCGCATCAAGGCCATGGCCGCGCTGTTCGAGGCCGAGGGCACCGCCTATGACGTCGCCGGCTACCGCGACGCCCCGCCGGGCCTCCGGATCTGGTGCGGCGCGACGGTCGAGACGACCGACATCGAGGCCCTCGGGCCCTGGCTCGACTGGGCCTACGACCAGACCGCGTGA
- a CDS encoding M23 family metallopeptidase yields MAHAIASSGLLRSRDLFVHDGTKLRRIRLSAPVQVAFFLLAAVMIAWSAFAAAHFVSGEKAATVVVSDADKLEQLALAAEQRARAIEQRQMMLATMLAGGEVDPALLAKTGAVEPLPAAVAAPLERAADKLAAEESAAAAQMDARYKSAARELKKLGLNPQRLGVGGPFEPVSKADPTFKALFNSWKKLDSLQDGVIAVPSDKPVKMAAFTSSFGVRSDPFKGGAAMHAGIDLAGPIGTPIYATADGVVTEGGWNAGGYGNLIKLDHGRGIETRYGHLSGISVRAGERVKRGQLIGRMGSTGRSTGSHLHYEVRIDGRAVNPIPFMRSTDFILAIRDRNGAMDQVALGGPGKRAER; encoded by the coding sequence ATGGCTCATGCAATCGCCTCGTCCGGACTGCTTCGCAGCCGCGACCTGTTCGTGCATGACGGCACCAAGCTTCGCCGGATCCGCCTTTCCGCTCCCGTGCAGGTCGCCTTCTTCCTTCTCGCCGCCGTGATGATCGCCTGGTCGGCCTTCGCCGCCGCGCATTTCGTGTCGGGCGAGAAGGCCGCGACCGTGGTGGTCAGCGATGCCGACAAGCTCGAGCAGCTGGCGCTCGCCGCCGAGCAGCGTGCCCGTGCGATCGAGCAGCGTCAGATGATGCTCGCGACGATGCTCGCCGGCGGCGAGGTCGATCCCGCCCTGCTCGCCAAGACCGGCGCGGTCGAGCCGCTTCCGGCGGCGGTCGCCGCCCCGCTCGAGCGGGCCGCCGACAAGCTCGCCGCCGAGGAAAGCGCCGCCGCCGCGCAGATGGACGCCCGTTACAAGAGCGCCGCTCGCGAGCTGAAGAAGCTCGGCCTCAACCCGCAGCGCCTCGGCGTCGGTGGTCCGTTCGAGCCGGTCAGCAAGGCTGACCCGACCTTCAAGGCGCTGTTCAACAGCTGGAAGAAGCTCGACAGCCTGCAGGACGGCGTGATCGCCGTCCCGTCGGACAAGCCGGTCAAGATGGCCGCCTTCACCTCGAGCTTCGGAGTCCGTTCGGACCCGTTCAAGGGCGGCGCCGCGATGCACGCCGGGATCGACCTCGCCGGCCCGATCGGCACCCCCATCTATGCGACCGCCGACGGCGTCGTCACCGAGGGCGGCTGGAACGCGGGCGGCTACGGCAACCTCATCAAGCTCGACCATGGCCGCGGCATCGAGACCCGCTACGGCCACCTCAGCGGGATTTCGGTCCGTGCCGGCGAGCGCGTCAAGCGCGGCCAGCTGATCGGCCGCATGGGCTCGACCGGTCGTTCGACCGGAAGCCACCTCCACTATGAGGTCCGAATCGACGGCCGCGCCGTCAACCCGATCCCCTTCATGCGCTCGACTGACTTCATCCTCGCCATCCGCGACCGCAACGGTGCGATGGACCAGGTCGCCCTCGGCGGCCCGGGCAAGCGCGCCGAGCGCTAA
- a CDS encoding HesB/IscA family protein, producing MTLQLTPSAAARVAAIAARQAKPPVLRLAVEGGGCSGFTYKFALGDPEEGDTIAETGGVRLVVDPVSLDLLEGSEVDYVEDLGGSAFKVKNPNAASGCGCGSSFGI from the coding sequence GTGACCCTGCAACTGACCCCATCGGCCGCCGCGCGCGTCGCCGCGATCGCCGCCCGCCAGGCCAAGCCGCCCGTGCTCCGCCTTGCCGTCGAGGGTGGCGGCTGCTCGGGCTTCACCTACAAGTTCGCGCTCGGCGATCCGGAAGAAGGCGACACGATCGCCGAGACCGGAGGCGTTCGGCTGGTGGTCGATCCGGTCAGCCTCGACCTGCTCGAGGGAAGCGAGGTCGACTATGTCGAGGATCTCGGCGGCTCGGCATTCAAGGTGAAGAACCCCAATGCCGCGAGCGGCTGCGGCTGCGGGTCGAGCTTCGGGATCTGA
- the xth gene encoding exodeoxyribonuclease III yields the protein MKIATFNINGIRARLPRLLEWLEKEQPDVACLQELKCADEALPVLDIEGAGYRAVWHGQKGFNGVAILVRGRSPDLRRVGLPGDPDDSHSRYIEAEVDGVVIASIYLPNGNPIGTEKFDYKLRWMERLRAHAAELLAEEKPVILAGDFNVIPDDRDTFSVAAMANDSLTQPETRAAWRRIMHQGWTDALRSLHPAEDKLFTFWDYTAGCWQRDAGFRIDHLLLSPLVTDRLEAAGVDRWARGQEKASDHAPTWITLQPEAS from the coding sequence ATGAAGATCGCGACCTTCAACATCAACGGAATCCGCGCGCGGCTGCCGCGACTGCTCGAGTGGCTCGAGAAGGAGCAGCCCGACGTCGCCTGCCTGCAGGAGCTGAAGTGCGCCGACGAGGCGCTTCCGGTGCTCGACATCGAGGGTGCCGGCTATCGCGCGGTGTGGCACGGGCAGAAGGGCTTCAACGGGGTCGCGATCCTGGTTCGCGGGCGCTCGCCCGACCTGCGCCGGGTCGGGCTTCCGGGCGACCCGGACGACAGCCACAGCCGCTACATCGAGGCCGAGGTGGACGGAGTGGTCATCGCCTCCATCTACCTGCCCAACGGCAATCCGATCGGGACCGAGAAGTTCGACTACAAGCTGCGCTGGATGGAGCGGCTCCGGGCGCACGCGGCGGAGCTTCTGGCGGAGGAGAAGCCGGTCATCCTGGCGGGCGACTTCAACGTCATTCCCGACGACCGCGACACCTTCTCCGTCGCCGCGATGGCGAACGATTCGCTGACCCAGCCCGAGACAAGGGCGGCGTGGCGGCGGATCATGCACCAGGGCTGGACCGATGCGCTTCGCTCGCTCCACCCGGCCGAGGACAAGCTGTTCACCTTCTGGGACTATACGGCGGGCTGCTGGCAGCGCGATGCGGGATTCCGGATCGACCACCTCCTGCTGTCGCCGCTGGTGACCGACCGGCTCGAGGCGGCGGGAGTCGATCGCTGGGCACGCGGACAGGAGAAGGCGAGCGACCATGCGCCGACCTGGATCACCCTCCAGCCCGAGGCGTCCTAA